The sequence below is a genomic window from Neodiprion pinetum isolate iyNeoPine1 chromosome 7, iyNeoPine1.2, whole genome shotgun sequence.
AACGATAAACTTAAGGTAGTTCATATGCTTCAATCAGTGCTTTTCTAATTAACTCCATACCTGATAATTATACGTTGAATATCAATACCATTTATCTACTCATGAAGTGAGAGAACTTCCTTCGAATCtcacgaaaaaaaacattactaTGAGCAATAGCTTGGATAAGGATTGTtcagttcaaaattttttaaaatcaagaaACATCCATCGGATTCGATAGATTGCACTCTACCTTAGCTTATTTTGTTTAGTCaactattttctacaatttcatcataaaaattaatttttttccaatgctCAGTCGAATACTGCTATTTGTTGATACAAATTAATGTTCATTTGATCTTAGAACATTGAATATTGgacaaaaaaaacattataaaaaattgtacactGGTGTAGTTGTGGAAAATTGTTGACTGACCAAAATGAGCCAAAgtagaatgaaatttttgaaatgaaaaattcacatctCAGCTATTGCTTATaatttaaagttttttttttgggctgatttaaaagaaattctcTTAGCTCGCGAGTAGACAAATGTCATTAATATTCAATATGCGATTACTGTGTACAGAATTAATTAGGAAAGTACCGATTCAAGTGTATCGAGTACCTTGAGCAGCTTTAAACTTAACGCTTTATCTTTCAGCACTTACAAATCTATCAGCTGCATTCTCGCCGTAAGAAATTGGCAGAGCTGACCCGAGACCTCTGCAACAGTTGCTCCGATCGCATTGAATCCACGACTTGCATCTTCCACCTTCTTGAGGTCTGATCTGGACGACTCGTATATTGTGCGCAAGGAATTCTATGCAATGGAAACAAAAACGTCGACggttaattttaaattcagtAATTTTCTACCCAgttcaatttaaaaacatCCGAGTAGTATATTTCCAATACAAACGTACATCCTTTCTCAGAAAGCCCTTATTCTTAGTATGCAGAAAGCCCAAGTCCGCGTAAGATCGCTCTGCGACTGCAATTTGTGGCAGATCCGTCAACAGCAATCCCCAAGGACCCGTTTGCATGGTACGACATAATTCCTTCTCCTTTTCCTGTAAAAAGTAAACGAAACTGGTTTTACAGATCCGAACATGCTTGTTGAACGGCGTATCGGCCTGATTTTTCTAGCTAGTGAGGTTcttatttgttgtttttagAAGAAATGCCAAAGTAAAGCGGATCGTCAGaagtaacaaaaatattcCTACCACAGATTCTTTCGCCTTGTCAACACAGAGCTGCGATacttgggtaaaaaaattactgagAAACTCCTCTTCGTGgtccatttttttctctacgatTATTCTGGCAACACTTTCAATTTATAGAACTCCTGGTTATTACCGGATTTGAATCCATAGCGAATAATAACATCGTATGATGTTGTACGAATGAATCTAACCTAacttaacctaacctaatctaACCTAGCGTAACGAATCACAAGCAAAcaacagaaatgaaaattcgatcGTGGCAGTCTCTGTGGTAGGTAATGAAGTCTTCTGACTTACCAAATGAAGTTTCTAAAGCGATTTTTGGTAAAGCATATACCGTGATCACCGACAACGAATGGTGGTGCGCTTCAAATTTATGATTTGaatcgagtaaaaaaaaaaaaaaaacagagtaaATTTGCGCCGTTTAGCTCGTTGAAAATTCGCAAACCGCGAAAGATGTTACAATAAACAGGCGTGACATGTTTATTTTACCGGTTCTCTCCTTCTACGATCTGGGTGTAATATAAGAAACGAACGTGTCTCGTAATAAAACTACCAAGTTGTATACAATGTTgagcaatttttaaattcttcaatttttatccgacagatcattcaaatgaatcaagatgaaaaaaaaaagaaaaaatgaaaaacatgatTAAATACgtttaaggaaaaaaattaattacaaatgCCAAATTGCTTCACTAAAAAGGTATAAGATTGATAGAACCTGTTTACCGATGCGAATGAATTGACATTTATTAACGAGTTCAGGGGAGGTGGTTGTATGTTTATATGAAATAAAGATCAATTTAATTGGATTGGCAGATGTTTAAATTAGTTTCTATATTAGCATACGCCACATGTGACTTGATTCATCGGCACAAGAAGCCGTTGAACCCGCCTCGCCAAGAAGAAGTTAGCCTTGGCTCTGAACCCTTTGACCACGACCTAAATTCCTATTTCGCATTCATCAAACCAGTAAGCGAAACCCCGAGGAGTCCCGTTAATGCAAAACGGCTAATCTTAAATCTTAAGATTGCCTTGAGTGATCTTGGAGCTTTAAATATGAGaagcgtaagaaaaaaaaaaaaaaaaaaaaaaaccccattGCGACAACCATACACAAATCTGTGATGAAAAGGCGATAACGTCATGCCGAGTAAcacgagagaaaaaagagaatacCTGAAACAAGTCCCACAAAATGACTGAATCAATACAATTATTGCATATTGACAGCacaaacatatacatatatatacgcgtttatttttcttctcacgtCTAAAGAGCTGTACAAAAAGTATAAGTTTGCAATATCGATAATATCGCATTTAAACCTGTGCCGGTGATCGTGTTTATGCTCATTGTAATCGCGTTACGTAATTACGGTGTATGGATATCATATTTCTGTTTTCATATGTCATTTCCATCGGTATCGATTGCTGCAATCACGTTGTCGAGTCGTTTACAACGTGGAGAACGCTGTCCCTCAGAATACCGTATTCCCTCAGAGAAACACCAAGCTGTTCCAATCTCTTAGGCGCGTACCTGAAGACATTATCCGCGAAAATTGTTgaactttgattttttaattggaGCATGGTTTCGCCCCTTTGAAGTGTTTAATGTcggttaaagaaaaaaaaaaagaaaaaatacgtgtcgcttagtttttagccTACTacaacatattacaaaagaaatcaaatcggggATATCGACCTGGGACACCTTCCTTATGAACATCAAGGCTCATTTCCTTCACTAATCTAACTATGAACGTCCGATTCTCACCCGCTTACGACGACTTTGTATCCTCGCAGCCGAGTTTTGGCATGACAAGTGTCAAGGAGTTGGTAAAGCCTGGCGACAGTATCGTCGGGGCACAAATGGACAAGGTAGAAAGTGCTTCCGTTCAAAGACCTGATCTTCAATCTCATTTCGTCGGGTTTTCCAGTCGGTTCGTTTACCTGGTGAAGCAGCGGGGCCTGCGAGATATGCGAAGCAAAGACAACAGCAAATTCAGCAAATTACAAAGCTCGCTATCGACTTTACCAAGCCTTTTCTCTCCAGTGTTGCGGACTTGGTTGCTCGAGGTTTCCTGACGCCGTTGCCGAGGCTCGCGTAATCGAACACCTTCGAAGCTGACGCGTTCTGACTCCCGGACGGAGTCCTGAGGTTCGATAGCGAGGAAAGCCTCGGTCGTTTCCCAGGCAAACTCGCCGACCTTGAACGCGACCTTCCGTCGTAGCTGCGAGAGCTTTCGAGGCGACTGGAGGACGGGAGAATGAAAGGAATCGCCTAATCACGTCGGATAACAATCGGATAAATTACCTCGGTGACATCCGGTCGGTGGATCGGTCTGTCGAACTGTGATGACTGGTTCTACTTCCGCTTGCGAGTCTCGGAGATCCGAAACCAAAGCGGTTCTCGAACTTGAGCCCTCTTTCTCGCAACGAAATGTGGTACTCGGCGTCTTTTGTCGCCATGTCACGCTTCTGCGGATCATCGACGTTATTCAAAGTCTTAATTTCGCTTGTCTTCCGAATTAAGGGGTTCTACCCAATCAGGATTTtggaaaatcttttttttttcatttcaattttcttatgTACCTACATGTATATTCAAGCATATGCACAGAAAGTTTCATGTCCATCCGACAAGTATTCTCGAAGTTGGGCGCACATTTGCAAAGACTCCCCGGAgcgtttgaaactttgaacgcgtttttctcgaaactatGTTTTCAAAGCCGGTGAGCAAGATTTCGCGAAAACGGTTCAACCGATCGGTCTCAAATTTTAGCAGCTCAAAAATCAGTacttttacaaataaaaagtatCAGAATAAAGTTCAACATTACCCCAACatctttataaattgttatatcaataaactgaaatatctcttcgtgaaaaatccttgaaaattCGCTTAATTTGGGCCTCCTGACTGAGTACAACCCCTTAAGAACACCGTCAGAGGTAGAAAATACCTTTTCACTCCGCGAGCTTAGTCCAAGCTCGGCGTTAATGTGTGACTGGATGTGAGAGTCGGAACAATTGTTGTTATGAGAGGCTAGAATTTGGGACCTCAGCTGCAGTATGTCGGGTGGTGAAGGCGGTTCGGTAAAACTCTTGGACTTGATTGATCTGCAACCGCGGTCAATGACCGCGGAAAATAACGTCAAGTCGTTTGTTACATTACATGCATCTACAATCATCCACAACTATCGCCTACTTTGCGTTCATGGTCAAAAGTGGCGGAACGCTTGGTTTCAGACTGCAGTAATTCTGCCGTTGGATTCTTCCGATCGGCGCTGTTCCCTGTTTAAGGGCCATTCCATTTCCACCGGGATGAACTTTTCCCAACCGATGCCCGTGGCCCGGAAACCCGCATCCCACACCTTGGAAGGTTTCCGTTCTATGGTCCTCGACCTGTAGAATATTCCTCGCGGCTTTAAATCAACGATTTCTCGATATAGGCATGAATGGATATTTCACCTTGAACGGAACTCCGTTTGGATAGGCTTGCTGAAGTTCGGAGGGAAAGTAGCCGTCGAGAATATCGCGGATGAACGAAGCCGTAGCGACGTCTTCGTACGGTCTTAAATGCCCGTTTTGAACGACGAGACCGTTCTTGTAAAACTTGAGTGACATGCAGGAGGACGTCTTTGGAAAAGCGTAACGGATGAGGAAACGTTTGTAGACTTGGACGTATTtacctttcgtttttttacacCATCAGGTACCGTCGACCATGTCCCAAGACGTATTCACCTTGAACGATGCTCGGCTTCCACCCTTTTCTCGCTGCACGTGAACCTCCCCTTTACCCGCCGCCAAGTTCAACTCTTCGATGTTTGCCATCAGCTGGTGGTAGCAGGTCTCCAAGTAGTTTCTGAAGCACAAACGAGCCGATCAGTTCCTTTAAACGTTTCAATTACACCATGCAAGGTTGAGGTAAGGAGAAGTATCTCGTAGGGGTTTTTGACCGGAAAATTGTCCGCCAAGAATCGCGAAATAATGGTTCAAGTTGAAGTCGCCAGATCGGCGCTGATAAGCAGTTAAGGAAACAATCCGATTGGCGCTTTGTGGATCTTTCGTTGCAACAACGCCATCCTATTTCGTCCCTCTGATTTACGGACACTTTCTACACACGGAGATGGTCCTCCTCACCCCTTCTACCCTCCATAATTTACAGGACCAGAAAGGATCAGTACTCACATCGATTTTGCCCTGGGGGAATCGGAACCGCTCTCCGAATCG
It includes:
- the LOC124223556 gene encoding uncharacterized protein encodes the protein MIGKQLYLAESQMQKMHLLMSKADEQLKEKDQEIGRLKRKVREWEAKFKHQESVHRKELQRERKQVEDSEYLYKRCLVLEHKIYEMEKFLGDYGLMWIGDSESGSDSPRAKSINYLETCYHQLMANIEELNLAAGKGEVHVQREKGGSRASFKTSSCMSLKFYKNGLVVQNGHLRPYEDVATASFIRDILDGYFPSELQQAYPNGVPFKVEDHRTETFQGVGCGFPGHGHRLGKVHPGGNGMALKQGTAPIGRIQRQNYCSLKPSVPPLLTMNAKSIKSKSFTEPPSPPDILQLRSQILASHNNNCSDSHIQSHINAELGLSSRSEKKRDMATKDAEYHISLRERGLKFENRFGFGSPRLASGSRTSHHSSTDRSTDRMSPSRLESSRSYDGRSRSRSASLPGKRPRLSSLSNLRTPSGSQNASASKVFDYASLGNGVRKPRATKSATLERKGLAPLLHQVNEPTGKPDEMRLKIRSLNGSTFYLVHLCPDDTVARLYQLLDTCHAKTRLRGYKVVVSGYAPKRLEQLGVSLREYGILRDSVLHVVNDSTT